The following coding sequences are from one Verrucomicrobiota bacterium window:
- a CDS encoding nucleotidyltransferase domain-containing protein, which produces MRNNLRKMRTSPLLNALFPAGRRRILAATLLQPDKWWYLTELAAHLDTSPSSLQRELESLTRSGLLERRQDGRRIYYRANTASPAFADLESLFAKTAGLVPALQGELKAFDHGITWAFLYGSVARGGEGAHSDVDVMVVGSVTTAELVPVLKRLERRFGREINVTRYSEDEFYRKVRHGDHFLTSLLKGERVMLKGSAHELATVAGAT; this is translated from the coding sequence ATGCGTAACAATCTACGCAAAATGCGTACCTCCCCGCTTCTCAATGCGCTTTTTCCCGCCGGCCGCCGGCGCATCCTCGCAGCCACCCTGCTTCAGCCCGATAAATGGTGGTACCTGACCGAACTGGCGGCCCACCTGGATACCTCGCCTTCCAGCTTGCAGCGGGAACTTGAATCCCTTACCCGCAGCGGCCTCCTGGAGCGCAGGCAGGATGGACGCCGGATTTATTATAGAGCCAATACGGCCTCACCCGCGTTTGCTGACTTGGAAAGCTTGTTCGCCAAGACCGCGGGGCTGGTTCCGGCCCTGCAGGGTGAGCTGAAAGCTTTTGACCACGGCATCACCTGGGCCTTCCTTTACGGATCGGTGGCCCGGGGTGGGGAAGGAGCGCACAGCGACGTCGACGTGATGGTGGTCGGCTCGGTCACCACTGCGGAGTTAGTCCCCGTGCTCAAGCGCTTGGAACGGCGATTCGGCCGTGAGATTAACGTCACGCGCTATTCCGAAGACGAATTTTACCGGAAAGTTCGCCACGGGGACCATTTTCTAACCTCCCTCCTGAAAGGTGAACGGGTGATGCTGAAAGGTTCTGCACATGAGTTGGCGACAGTTGCTGGCGCAACGTAG